The region TGTAACACTAGAGTTCGGTTGTTTAATTCACCCTACTCTCTTGCTGTAACTGTCTAGCGCACAGCACGACGCTGGACAGCTCATGCATGATTGGAAGAATGGACCATCCACTTCCGAAAGTCGATGAGCACTTTTATGGTGGGTGTCTAtgactgacgcaggcggAAACTCGTTTCTAGATGCGCCTCCGGGCCCTGTGACTGACTTTGTTCGCAAGTCGGGTGGCCACAGTGTCATTACGAAAATTCTCATTTGCAACAATGGTATCGCGGCCGTGAAAGAAATCCGGTCGATCCGCAAATGGGCCTATGAGACGTTTGGCGATGACCGCGCGATCCAATTTACGGTAATGGCCACGCCAGAAGATCTGCGCGTGAACGCTGAATACATCCGCATGGCAGACAAATACATCGAGGTACCGGGTGGCCCGAACGGAAACAACTATGCGAACGTCGACCTGATCGTCGACGTTGCGGAGCGTGCCGGAGTGCACGCTGTGTGGGCCGGCTGGGGTCATGCCTCAGAGAACCCTCGCctgcccgaggcgctcgcgcgcctctcgCCCCGCATTCTGTTTATTGGCCCCCCTggctcggcgatgcgctcgcttGGCGACAAAATTTCCTCGACAATCGTCGCACAGCACGCCGATGTGCCCTGTCTGCAGTGGTCGGGTACCGGCGTCACCGAGACGATGATTGGCGAGGAGGGCTATCTCACCGTGTCCGACGATGTATACCAGCGCGCCTGCGTACACTCTGCCGAAGAGGGCCTGGACTGTGCTCTGAAAATCGGATTCCCTGTAATGATCAAAGCCAGTGAAGGCGGCGGTGGCAAGGGTATCCGCAAGTGCACGGCCCCCGAACAGTTCTCGCAGCTATACCACGCCGCAGTCGGTGAAGTGCCTGGCTCGCCGATCTTTATCATGAAGCTCGCTGGCAAGGCACGTCACCTTGAGGTACAGCTCATTGCGGACCAGTACGGCAACGCAATTAGTCTGTTTGGCCGCGACTGCtccgtgcagcgccgccaccAAAAGATTATTGAAGAGGCGCCTGTCACGGTCGCCCCGCCGCAAGCCCGTCGCGAGATGGAGCAGGCTGCAGTGCGTCTCGCAAAGCTGGTTGGCTACGTTTCGGCGGGCACCGTCGAGTGGCTCTATGCGCCGGAGACGAACGAATTTGCTTTCCTCGAGCTGAACCCGCGTCTGCAGGTCGAGCATCCCACCACCGAGATGGTGTCGAACGTGAACATCCCTGCGACGCAGCTGCAGATTGCCATGGGTGTTCCTTTGAACCGCATTGCCGAGATCCGCACCTTGTACGGCCTTCCTGCCGAAGGTGCGGACACAATCGATTTTGACGGCACGCAGCCCGCCAAGCATAACCCCGAGCAGAaggagcctgcgccgcacggccacGTTATTGCGTGCCGTATTACGGCAGAGAACCCCGACACGGGCTTCAAGCCGGGTGTCGGCTCGCTCTCGGAGCTCAACTtccgctcgagcacctcgacgtgGGGCTACTTTAGTGTGAGCACcagcggtgcgctgcacgagtACGCAGACTCGCAGTTCGGCCACGTCTTTGCGTACGGCAAGGACcgcgaggaggcgcgcaagcacaTGGTATTCTGCCTGAAAGAGATCTCGATCCGCGGCGAGTTCCGTACGACGATCGAGTACCTGATCATGCTCCTCGAGATGGAGGCCTTTGCCGAGAACCGCATCACCACGGCTtggctcgacgagctgatCCAGGAGCGGATCACCGCAGAAcgcccgacgcgcgacctcgccgtgatctgcggcgctgccgtcAAGGCGCACGTCCAAGCGCTTGAGTGCGAGGAAGAGTACAAGCGCATTCTGCATCGCGGCCAAGTTCCCCCGCGCAACACGATCCGCATCTCGTTCCCGGTGGAGTTCATTTACGAGAACTACAAGTACCGCTTTactgcgacgcgcacctcgccggaCGGctgggcgctgcgcctgaaCGGCAGTGTGACGCGCGTCACACTACGCCCGCTCACCGATGGCGGCCTGCTGATTGGTCTTGCCGGCCAATCTTATCCCACGTACTGGCTGGATGAGGTTGGCCAGACGCGCCTCACGATCGATGGGCGCACCTGCCTGATCGAGGAGGAGAACGATCCGACGCAGATCTGCAGTCCTTCGCCGGGtaagctcgtgcgcctgcttGTCGACAGCGGCGAGCACGTCACGGCCGGCCAGACGATTGCCGAGATCGAGGTGATGAAGATGTACCTGCCGCTGGTAGCCCAGGAGAACGGTACGGTGACCTTTGTCAAGACGCCGGGTGTGTCGCTGAACCCCGGTGACCTGCTCGGTATCCTTACTGTGGACGACCCCAGTAAAATTCTGCATGCCTCGCTGTGTGtcacgccgctgcccgaCTATGGCCTACCGGGCATCGTCGGCTCGAAGCCGCACCAGCGCTTCGAGGTCGCGCTCCAAGTCTTGCATTCTGTCTTGGACGGTtacgacgaggaggaccgTGTGCAATTTAGCCTTCACGAGCTCATCGAGACGATGCAGCAACCCGAGCTGCCCTACCTGCAGGTCCTGCAGGTCCTCTCGAGCCTCAACGGCCGCCTGCCCGACAacctcgaggaggcgctgcgcacgacgctcgacgagacTGACGTTGGCCGCGCCGTCTTCCCTGcggtgcgcctgcgtgcgctgctggacgcggcggtcgccaACATAAAGGACGCCACCGCGCGCATGACGCTCGAGACCTCCGTTGCGCCGCTCTACTCGCTCCTGGACGCTTATGGCAAGGGCTCGCTACGCCACTTCCAGATGACGAcactcgcgcgcctgctcgagcgctaCTGGGACGTGGAGAGCCAGTTCCTGGGCGGCCccgaggccgtgctgcgcttgcGTGCTGCGGCCGAGGGCGATCTGAACCAGgtggccgcgctgcagatTGCGCACCTGGGCCTGCCACGCCGCAACAGCctgctgcttgcgctgctcgacaagcACATCAAGCACAGCGACATGGTGAGTAAGACGGAGCAGTCGCAGCGCATGGTAAgcgtcctgcgccagcTTTCGTCGCTGAGCGGCCCCAAGACCGCCCCGGTGGCGCTCAAGTCGCGCGAGATTCTGCTTGGCGCCGAGATGCcgtcgctgagcgagcgccaggagcaGATTGAGACGATTctgcgctcgtcggtgaCCAGCGGCTCGTAcggctcgagcgagtcgcgcgcgccgtcgctgagcgtgctgcgcgagctgagCGACACGCCGTTCAACGTGTTTGACGTGTTGAACACCTTCTTTGCgtcgccgcagcgctcggTCGCGTATGCGGCACTAGTGACGTATGTCATGCGTGCGTACCGCGCCTATGACATTGTCTCGTTCAACTTTGCCTCGGAGAACGTtggcggcgaggagcgtgcgctgatTACGTGGCACTTCCAGATGTCGCAAGACGTGCTGCAGAACCGCGCCAAGGAAAAGGAGCGTCaggcgtcgtcgacggATCTTGCGGAGCACATGaaccgccgcacgcgccccaAGCTGCGTCTTGGTGCCATGACGAGCTGTGCGAACATCAAGGACCTctccgaggcgctgcacggtGCGATGAAGTACTTTGGCAACAAGACCACCGAGCCGGTCAATGTGCTCAACATTGCGCTCACGAACGAGGAGCAGGTCACCGACCCCAAGCTCATTGGGACGATCACCTCGGTGATTGCGCGCCATTGCGACGAGCTCAACGCcgccggcctgcgccgcgtcacGGTGCTCCTGTGCCAAGCGGGCGTTTACCCTCTCTATGTGACGCTTCGCCGGATGGACACCGGCGAGTGgcgtgagcagcgcgcgatCCAAAACGTGGAGCCTGCGCTGTCAtaccagctcgagctcgaccgcctcacGCGCAACTTTGACGTgacgccggtgccgatgagctcctcgacggtGCACCTGTATTATGCGCGCGGCCTCACGAACCGCTcggacgtgcgcctctttgtgcgtgcgctgaTCCGCCCCGGCCGTCCTCATGCGGACGTGCCGCTGTACCTGCTCACGGAGAGCGACCGTGTGCTGAACGACATCCTCAACATGCTCGAGGTgtcgctcggccgcgtcgagtTCAGCAACGcggacgcgtcgcacaTCTTCATGTCCTTCCTGTACCCCATGGAGATTGAGCTGGACGACGTgttgcgcacgctcggcgagtttgtcgagcgccacggACCCCGCTTCACGCGTCTGCATGTCGCCGAGGCAGAGATCCGCATCGTGCTCCAGACGGCCGatggcgcgcgcccggTGCGTGTGTTTGTGTCGACAGAGACGAGCTTCACGCTGCGCTACGAGGTGTACGACGAGGTGATCGACTCGAACGGCGCTGCGGTGCTCAAGAGCCTTGCCAAGGATCCCCACAGCGCCCCGCTCCACCGCAAGAGCGCGCACATGGCGTACCAGAACCGCGCCGCGATCcagatgcgccgcgcgcgcgcctatgcgctcggcacgacgtTTGTGTACGACCTcgtggatgcgctgcgccaagcgctgcgcaagctctATACCACGCCcaacgcgccgagcgacccggtgcgcgtcgcagaAGAGCTCACGCTGGACGAGCACGAAAAGCTCATCACGATTAAGCGCCCGGCCGCCTCGAACAAGATCGGCATGGTTGGCTGGCGCGTCGTGATCCAGACGCCCGAGTACCCCGAGGGCCGTCCGCTGATGGTCGTTGCTAACGACGTCACGCACCACGCCGGCTCTTTTGGCCCGGCCGAGGACGCGTTCTTTGCCTCGGTCGCCAAGGAGGCGCGCATgaccggcacgccgctcctGTACGTCTCCTCGAACTCGGGTGCGCGTATCGGTCTCGCGACCGAGCCGATGGACCTGTTCAAGGCCAAGTTCACGCAGGACGACCCCGAAAAGGGCTTCGAGTACCTGTATCTGGACGATGCCGCTCTCGAGCAGATCCAGACCAAGAACCCCGGCGCGGTAAAGACgcgtgcgacgcaggccgccgacggcacGACGCACCATGTGCTGACCGACATTATCGgcagcacgcgcgacggcctcggTGTCGAGTGTCTCTCTGGCTCGGGTCTGATTGCCGGCGAGATgagccgtgcgcgccatgCCATCTTTACCACGACGATCGTTACGGGCCGCAGTGTGGGTATTGGCGCGTAcctcgcgcgtctcggtgGCCGTGTGATCCAGGTCGAGACCTCGCCCATGATCCTGACTGGTTTCCAGGCGCTGAACAAGCTCCTAGGCCGCGAAGTCTACACGAGCAacctgcagctcggtgGGCCGCAGATCATGTACAGCAACGGTGTCTCGCACCTCAAGGTCCCGTCAGACCTCGACGCAATGATCGCGTACCTGCGCTGGCTCGCGTTTGTTCCGGCGCGTGTTGGCCTTGCTgcgccgatcgcgccgccgaccgacgagcccgagcgccCCGTGGCGTTTGTGCCGACCCCGACGCCGTACGACCCCCGCCACCTGATCGCGGGTGTGGAGCGAGAGGACGGCACGTTTGTCTCTGGTCTCTTTGACCGCGGCTCCTTCCAGGAGACGCTCGCTGGCTGGGCGACGAGTGTCGTGgtgggccgtgcgcgcctcggcggcattCCGTTTGGTGTGATTGCGGTGGagacgcgcacgctcgagcgtgtgATGCCCGCGGACCCCGCGAACCCCAACTCGaacgagcagcgcgtctTTGAGGCAGGCCAGGTCTGGTACCCCAACTCTGCGTACAagacggcgcaggcgatcGTCGACTTCCAGCGCGAAGGTCTGCCACTGATCATGCTTGCCAACTGGCGCGGATTCAGTGGCGGTCAGCAAGACATGTACGACGAGGTCCTCAAGCAGGGCAGCAAGATCGTCGACGGTCTCTCGACCTACACGCAGCCTGTCTTTGTGCACATCCCTCCtgccggcgagctgcgtggtGGCTCGTGGGTCGTGATCGACTCTGCGGTGAATGCCAACGGCATGATTGAGATGAGCGCGGacagcgactcggcgcgcggcggtgtcCTCGAGGCTGCCGGTCTCGTCGAGATCAAGTACCGTGCAGACAAGCAGCGTGCCACgatggagcgcctcgacgagcaaTATGCAacgctcgccgctgccgcccgcgctgcCCCTGCagaggagcgcggcacggcgcttgCCAAGCTCACCGAACGTGAGCGCCAACTCGCACCCTTCTTTAACGCAATTGCCACCGAGTACGCAGACGCCCACGACCGCGCGGGACGCATGCTGGCCACCGGCGTCCTCCGCTGTGCTATTCCGTGGGCAAACACCCGCACCTACTTTTActggcgtgcgcgccgccgcctcgccgaggtgcgcgcgcagcgtgcgcttcttgcCGCCGACAGCGGCCTGTCGTTTGCCGATGCACAGGCGACGGTACGTCGCATTGCGCAGTACACCGAGACCGACAACGACCAGGACGTCGTGCGTCAGCTCGAAGAGCACGCTtctgcgctcgacgcagcTGTCGACGAGGCTAAGCTCGCCAGCCTCCAGGCGCAGATTGCTGCATTGGACGAGAACCTGCGTACGCGGCTGCTGGCAGGAAGCTCGTAGGAATTATAGGACTATTTTGCACTCGGTTTTGTCTGTGCCGCAGGGtgccgcgcaagctcggcagGGAGTTGCGACACAGGCGACTTGCTGATCTCTTGCTTGAGCTCGAAAAAGTGCtccgcgtcgtcctcgtcgaggaagGACACGGCGCGGCCCTGCTTGCCTGCACGACCCGTACGTCCAATGCGGTGGATGTACGACGAAAAGTTGGTCGGGAACTGGTAGTTGACCACGAGCGAGACGTCGGGGAGGTCGATACCACGCGCACCAATGTCGGTACAGCACAGCACCTCGttgcggccgtcgcgcagcgagccgatcgccgcctcgcgctgcgactGCGACAGACCGGAATGGAGCACGGCTACGTGCCACTGCGTCAGCATAGATACGTACACCAGCACGCCTCAAGTCGCGGCCAATCATATCGGCGGTCGTCTTTTGGTTCACAAAGACAATCATGGGGGGCGCCAGACCAGAGTCCAGCACAGCCAGCAGGCGCTTTCTGGGTGAGTTGTTGTACGTACTTGCGCTTCTCCTCGCCTTCCACAAATTCGACCTGCTGTTCGACGGTGCCGACGGCCTGGCCGGCGTTGCCGATAATCACCGTCGCGGGGCGCCGCAAATAGGTCCGTGCGATCTTTTCGACGTACGGCGGCATGGTCGCAGAGTACAGCATCGTCACGCGGTACTGATTCGCGTCGgggaggtgcgcgagcggctgctCGGCTGCCTCGCCATCCGGCTTCAtcgagccgctcggcaggcTGCCGAGAATATAGTCCAGCTCCGCCTCGTAGTTCATATCCACCATAcggtccgcctcgtccatcACGAGGTAGGTGCACTGCCCCAGCAtcacgatgcgctgctcgatcAAATCTTTTAGACGACCGGGTGTCGCAATGACGATttccgcgccgcgctgcagatAAAAGGCCTGCTCGGTAATGTCGCGGCCACCGACGACCGACACGACGTTGAAGCCGAGACGCGAGACGAGCTTGcgtgcctcggcctcgatcTGCTGCGCCAGCTCACGCGTAGGCGACATGATCAGCGCATAGgggccgaggtgcgcattCTCCTCGGTCAGGCGGGGGAGCCGCGCAACGTAGGACAGCATGGGAATAACAAACGACGCCGTTTTGCCCGAACCCGTCTCGGCAATACCGATCAGGTCGCGGTTCTCGAGGCCAATGGGGATGGCCTGCCGCTGGATCGGCGACGGCTCCTTGTACCCAATCTcctcgatcgcctcgagcaccgcgggGGAAATCGCAGACTCGCGCCAGGAGCGCAGGGGGTGGGGAATGTGCCCGCCCTTGGCCACGATCCCATAGTCCTCGCGGAAGATGCGCCAGTCGCGCGCCTTCATCTCGCTGAGCGGCTTCTCCGTCCAGTGCTTTTCGTCGAGTGTCGACttgagcgccgtgcgccggctGCTCCCAGCGCGCTCCGAGCCGTCGAGGCCAGCGCGTCCCGCGAGCAGCCCCGTCTGTGCCGGGACGTaggcgagctgctgcagatCGCTCGTATCTTCCTCCTGATCCCACTCAAAGTTGAAGCGCTTCGACGGGTCGTTGGACCGCTTCTTGCGCCCCGTCTTGCGGTccgggcgcacgccgaggtaCCGTTGCTTGATGGCGCTCGATTCGGTGTCGGGCGCGTCAGGCGTATCCCCCCGCGCCTCGGGTGCGGGTGATTCATGCTTCGCCTCCTCCTTGGGCTTCTCTGGCGCGGCCGGCTgctccgcgacgcgcgccgcctgcgcctcccACTCGTGACGCGCCCGTTTCGTGCGCTGGAGGCGTtcaagctcggcggcggcctcggcctccttctcctgctcgcgctgtgcctcgcgctccttctTCGACACGAACCGTGGCTATGTCAGCAGGACTACGTACCCGGCTTGCTccgtccgccgcggccttcTTCGCCAGCAGCTCCTGCACCGAGAGCGGCATGATCCAAGCGTAAGTCACGTGCCGCTTCTTCTCGTCTTCCCAatgctcggcctcgcggcgtGGATGCCGCGCGTGAGCGCGATGGCGTCTGCCATTGCGCGCCCAGCGCTCCTGCCGCGCATTGCTGTGGCTAGCTATGCGACGCTGCCGTCTGTGCGCATCGGCAACCTCACGCCCGCGCAGCCCAAGAAAAGCGTACGTCTTTTTTCTGCTGAcccagcgcaagcgcctcggccgtggCGACGGCTCGGACCGCGGCGGCACTTCGACGCGCGGACACAAAGGACAAAAGGGCCGTGCCGGCAACGGCAAGCCCAAGCCCGGATTCGAGGGTGGCCAGACGCCGCTGACGCGGCTGATTCCCAAGCGCGGCTTTATCAACAGCCACGCGCAAACGTTTGTGCCGCTCAacgtcgaccgcctgcaATACTGGATTGACCAGGGCCGCCTGAATCCCCTGGAGCCGATCACGATCAAGGAGCTGTACGAGTCGCGCTGCATCCACCGCATCCGCGACGGCGtcaagctcctcggcgacggcaaCGGCCacatgcgcacgccggtCAACCTGGtcgtctcgcgcgcgtctcaGTCCGCGATCCAGGCCGTGGAGGCGGCAGGCGGCTCGATCGTGTGCCGCTACTATAATGCTACGAgtctgcgtgcgctcgtcaAGCCGCACAAGTGGCTCTTGAACAACAAGCCCCTCCCGCACTTTGCGGACCCCGTATCGAAGCGCGACTTGCTTTGGTACTCTTCCATAAACAACCGCGGctacctcgcgctgcgcgaccttgaggagcgcgccgctgggtCTGCTCCAGCACCGCCGTCTGAGTCAGCAGACGCGCCATAGATCCCCGCAAGGGCAAAATAGCAATATCCGGTATTCGCCCGAGGCACGGGGGAGCAAAGTAGCCTGATCGCTCTTTGTGGACGTCGTCGCAGCAGACTCTACACTCCATGGCCCGTGATCGTTTGGCAGCTATGAGGGCCCAGCAGGCGGCTGGGTCCGGTGGATACGGTGGTTCGGATGTTGGTGCCGGCAACAACGGGTACGGTGACCACCTTTTCCCGACCCAGGAGACGTCGGGTATCCCGACCGGTGGCCAGACCGGCCTGCCTCAGGCGAACACGGCGgtgggcgcgacgccggttGCGACCTACTCGCAGCCCGCTACGTACCAACCCTCGGCGTTCCAGCAGACGCCGGTGCACCAGTCGCACATCTACACGGAGTCGTCGGCGCCTACGTCGACCGTGGCTGCCGAGCCGCAGAACTCGTACGAGATGCAGCCCCGTCACACGGGTGTGGTTACTGGTGCGGACGGCAGCGGCCccgcgacgtacggcgcaggcgcgccgggTGCCACCGCCATCAACATGCCGGATGGAAACAACAACACGTTCTTTGGCTCGATTAGCAGCATTCAAGACGCGATCCGCCAAATTGAGCAAAACATCAACAAGATCTCGGACCTGcactcgcgctcgctcaaCAACGTCGGCGAGTCTGCGcaggtcgaggccgagtcgCAGCTCACCGCTCTTGCCCAGGAGACGAGCAGCCTGACCAACTCGGTGAAGAACAAGATCAAGGCCCTCGAGGCTGAGGCCGTCAAAATCCCCACCAGCGGCCCGGCGCCGGAGGGCGTCGACCGCAACGTGCGCCTTACCCAGATCGGTGCGGCAAAGAACCGCTTCAAGGAGACGATCCTGCGCTACCAGGAGGTCGAGAAGGCGTACCGTACCAAGTACcgccagcgcaccgagcgccagctgcGCATCGTCAAGCCGGACGCGACGCAGGAAGAGGTCCAgggtgcgctcgacggccagGTCGGTGGCCAGCAGAtctttgcgcaggcgctcatGAACTCGAACCGccagggcgaggcgcgcggtgcgctgcgtgaggtGCAGGAGCGTCACACGGATATCCAGCGTATCGAGCAGACAATtaccgagctcgccgcgctcttCCAGGAGATGTCgatcctcgtcgagcagcaggacGAGCAGTTGAATGTGATCAAGGACCACGCGCAGCACACCGAGCAGGAGGTGCAGGCTGGGTACGTCATTTTGCTAACCAAAGTCGCCAGCAGACCGACAAGGCGGTTATTTCGGCCAAGAAGGCCCGTAAGCGCCGCTGGATTTGCTTCTGGATCCTGGGTACGTTGTTAAAGGCTAACAACAGTCGTTCTTGTCTGTATTCTTATTGCGGTCATTGTCGGTGCTGTGTGTGGTAACGGCATGTGCCATTCGGGTGACAGCAAGAACAACAACAATAACAACTAGAACGATTGATTGGGAAGGGGCTGAGAAGGCACACAGTCCGCCGCGTAATTTGTGCCTCTCTCTTTTCTTGGTCCCGTATCGGATTAGCGTAGTGAATGATTGTGAAATACTtgcggggcggcggcttgcAAGTGCATTCGTGCGCAGTCTTGCTTGCTAGCCATGTCTCCATAATGGCAACAATCATAATGGGACTGGAGCTGATATGCTACACCATAACGACCTTGCTCCATATAGCTTGTGCCTAAGTCCCCCACGAACGGCTTTCCATCCTACCGAATCGACCGAAAATGATGGGAGTACCAGGACCTGCGCATTTTTCGAGTAGAAGTACGCTACTATTTAATGTATTAACACAGGCC is a window of Malassezia japonica chromosome 7, complete sequence DNA encoding:
- the PRP28 gene encoding RNA helicase (EggNog:ENOG503NW7E; BUSCO:EOG09261JWS; COG:A), with protein sequence MPLSVQELLAKKAAADGASRPRFVSKKEREAQREQEKEAEAAAELERLQRTKRARHEWEAQAARVAEQPAAPEKPKEEAKHESPAPEARGDTPDAPDTESSAIKQRYLGVRPDRKTGRKKRSNDPSKRFNFEWDQEEDTSDLQQLAYVPAQTGLLAGRAGLDGSERAGSSRRTALKSTLDEKHWTEKPLSEMKARDWRIFREDYGIVAKGGHIPHPLRSWRESAISPAVLEAIEEIGYKEPSPIQRQAIPIGLENRDLIGIAETGSGKTASFVIPMLSYVARLPRLTEENAHLGPYALIMSPTRELAQQIEAEARKLVSRLGFNVVSVVGGRDITEQAFYLQRGAEIVIATPGRLKDLIEQRIVMLGQCTYLVMDEADRMVDMNYEAELDYILGSLPSGSMKPDGEAAEQPLAHLPDANQYRVTMLYSATMPPYVEKIARTYLRRPATVIIGNAGQAVGTVEQQVEFVEGEEKRKKRLLAVLDSGLAPPMIVFVNQKTTADMIGRDLRRAGWHVAVLHSGLSQSQREAAIGSLRDGRNEVLCCTDIGARGIDLPDVSLVVNYQFPTNFSSYIHRIGRTGRAGKQGRAVSFLDEDDAEHFFELKQEISKSPVSQLPAELARHPAAQTKPSAK
- the MRPL10 gene encoding YmL10 (EggNog:ENOG503NVSV; BUSCO:EOG09264A2D; COG:J); the protein is MASAIARPALLPRIAVASYATLPSVRIGNLTPAQPKKSRKRLGRGDGSDRGGTSTRGHKGQKGRAGNGKPKPGFEGGQTPLTRLIPKRGFINSHAQTFVPLNVDRLQYWIDQGRLNPLEPITIKELYESRCIHRIRDGVKLLGDGNGHMRTPVNLVVSRASQSAIQAVEAAGGSIVCRYYNATSLRALVKPHKWLLNNKPLPHFADPVSKRDLLWYSSINNRGYLALRDLEERAAGSAPAPPSESADAP
- a CDS encoding uncharacterized protein (COG:U; TransMembrane:1 (i382-403o); EggNog:ENOG503NX4K), whose translation is MRAQQAAGSGGYGGSDVGAGNNGYGDHLFPTQETSGIPTGGQTGLPQANTAVGATPVATYSQPATYQPSAFQQTPVHQSHIYTESSAPTSTVAAEPQNSYEMQPRHTGVVTGADGSGPATYGAGAPGATAINMPDGNNNTFFGSISSIQDAIRQIEQNINKISDLHSRSLNNVGESAQVEAESQLTALAQETSSLTNSVKNKIKALEAEAVKIPTSGPAPEGVDRNVRLTQIGAAKNRFKETILRYQEVEKAYRTKYRQRTERQLRIVKPDATQEEVQGALDGQVGGQQIFAQALMNSNRQGEARGALREVQERHTDIQRIEQTITELAALFQEMSILVEQQDEQLNVIKDHAQHTEQEVQAGRQQTDKAVISAKKARKRRWICFWILVVLVCILIAVIVGAVCGNGMCHSGDSKNNNNNN
- the ACC1_2 gene encoding acetyl-coenzyme-A carboxylase (BUSCO:EOG092600T4; EggNog:ENOG503NUU6; COG:I) yields the protein MTDAGGNSFLDAPPGPVTDFVRKSGGHSVITKILICNNGIAAVKEIRSIRKWAYETFGDDRAIQFTVMATPEDLRVNAEYIRMADKYIEVPGGPNGNNYANVDLIVDVAERAGVHAVWAGWGHASENPRLPEALARLSPRILFIGPPGSAMRSLGDKISSTIVAQHADVPCLQWSGTGVTETMIGEEGYLTVSDDVYQRACVHSAEEGLDCALKIGFPVMIKASEGGGGKGIRKCTAPEQFSQLYHAAVGEVPGSPIFIMKLAGKARHLEVQLIADQYGNAISLFGRDCSVQRRHQKIIEEAPVTVAPPQARREMEQAAVRLAKLVGYVSAGTVEWLYAPETNEFAFLELNPRLQVEHPTTEMVSNVNIPATQLQIAMGVPLNRIAEIRTLYGLPAEGADTIDFDGTQPAKHNPEQKEPAPHGHVIACRITAENPDTGFKPGVGSLSELNFRSSTSTWGYFSVSTSGALHEYADSQFGHVFAYGKDREEARKHMVFCLKEISIRGEFRTTIEYLIMLLEMEAFAENRITTAWLDELIQERITAERPTRDLAVICGAAVKAHVQALECEEEYKRILHRGQVPPRNTIRISFPVEFIYENYKYRFTATRTSPDGWALRLNGSVTRVTLRPLTDGGLLIGLAGQSYPTYWLDEVGQTRLTIDGRTCLIEEENDPTQICSPSPGKLVRLLVDSGEHVTAGQTIAEIEVMKMYLPLVAQENGTVTFVKTPGVSLNPGDLLGILTVDDPSKILHASLCVTPLPDYGLPGIVGSKPHQRFEVALQVLHSVLDGYDEEDRVQFSLHELIETMQQPELPYLQVLQVLSSLNGRLPDNLEEALRTTLDETDVGRAVFPAVRLRALLDAAVANIKDATARMTLETSVAPLYSLLDAYGKGSLRHFQMTTLARLLERYWDVESQFLGGPEAVLRLRAAAEGDLNQVAALQIAHLGLPRRNSLLLALLDKHIKHSDMVSKTEQSQRMVSVLRQLSSLSGPKTAPVALKSREILLGAEMPSLSERQEQIETILRSSVTSGSYGSSESRAPSLSVLRELSDTPFNVFDVLNTFFASPQRSVAYAALVTYVMRAYRAYDIVSFNFASENVGGEERALITWHFQMSQDVLQNRAKEKERQASSTDLAEHMNRRTRPKLRLGAMTSCANIKDLSEALHGAMKYFGNKTTEPVNVLNIALTNEEQVTDPKLIGTITSVIARHCDELNAAGLRRVTVLLCQAGVYPLYVTLRRMDTGEWREQRAIQNVEPALSYQLELDRLTRNFDVTPVPMSSSTVHLYYARGLTNRSDVRLFVRALIRPGRPHADVPLYLLTESDRVLNDILNMLEVSLGRVEFSNADASHIFMSFLYPMEIELDDVLRTLGEFVERHGPRFTRLHVAEAEIRIVLQTADGARPVRVFVSTETSFTLRYEVYDEVIDSNGAAVLKSLAKDPHSAPLHRKSAHMAYQNRAAIQMRRARAYALGTTFVYDLVDALRQALRKLYTTPNAPSDPVRVAEELTLDEHEKLITIKRPAASNKIGMVGWRVVIQTPEYPEGRPLMVVANDVTHHAGSFGPAEDAFFASVAKEARMTGTPLLYVSSNSGARIGLATEPMDLFKAKFTQDDPEKGFEYLYLDDAALEQIQTKNPGAVKTRATQAADGTTHHVLTDIIGSTRDGLGVECLSGSGLIAGEMSRARHAIFTTTIVTGRSVGIGAYLARLGGRVIQVETSPMILTGFQALNKLLGREVYTSNLQLGGPQIMYSNGVSHLKVPSDLDAMIAYLRWLAFVPARVGLAAPIAPPTDEPERPVAFVPTPTPYDPRHLIAGVEREDGTFVSGLFDRGSFQETLAGWATSVVVGRARLGGIPFGVIAVETRTLERVMPADPANPNSNEQRVFEAGQVWYPNSAYKTAQAIVDFQREGLPLIMLANWRGFSGGQQDMYDEVLKQGSKIVDGLSTYTQPVFVHIPPAGELRGGSWVVIDSAVNANGMIEMSADSDSARGGVLEAAGLVEIKYRADKQRATMERLDEQYATLAAAARAAPAEERGTALAKLTERERQLAPFFNAIATEYADAHDRAGRMLATGVLRCAIPWANTRTYFYWRARRRLAEVRAQRALLAADSGLSFADAQATYTETDNDQDVVRQLEEHASALDAAVDEAKLASLQAQIAALDENLRTRLLAGSS